The following proteins come from a genomic window of Micromonospora echinofusca:
- a CDS encoding KamA family radical SAM protein, whose protein sequence is MTQTQPVETLPPPHPAPVAVPTAGQPYEYRRAPLVEPDWTRFPGWRHITREQWENAQWQRVNCVKNIKQLRTVLGDTVDETFYADLEADQKALATMSMLVPPQMINTMVPFAPMTTEAFLADPIRRYMIPVASDRRTDWPSHPYASRDSLHEHDMWVAEGLTHRYPTKVLAELLSTCPQYCGHCTRMDLVGNSTPAVDKLKLTLKPVDRYDAHIGYLKAHPGVRDVVVSGGDVANVPWKNLESYLMRLLEIETIRDIRLATKALMGLPQHWLQPDVVEGLERVARTAARRGVNLAIHTHVNHAQSLTPLVARAAQTALDVGVRDVRNQGVLMRGVNATAPDLLDLCFALQGEAGILPYYFYMCDMIPNAEHWRVPVWHAQQLQHDIMGYLPGYATPRIVCDVPFVGKRWVHMLTEYDRDRGISYWTKNYRTSIESADAEALNKRHAYYDPIDTLPETGQQWWAEHRND, encoded by the coding sequence GTGACCCAGACCCAACCGGTGGAGACCCTGCCCCCGCCCCACCCCGCGCCGGTCGCGGTACCCACCGCCGGACAGCCCTACGAATACCGCCGCGCGCCCCTCGTCGAGCCCGACTGGACCCGCTTCCCCGGCTGGCGCCACATCACCCGCGAGCAGTGGGAGAACGCACAGTGGCAGCGCGTCAACTGCGTCAAGAACATCAAGCAGCTGCGCACCGTCCTCGGCGACACGGTCGACGAGACCTTCTACGCCGACCTCGAGGCCGACCAGAAGGCCCTGGCCACCATGTCCATGCTGGTGCCGCCACAGATGATCAACACGATGGTGCCGTTCGCGCCGATGACCACCGAGGCGTTCCTCGCCGACCCCATCCGGCGCTACATGATCCCCGTCGCCTCCGACCGGCGCACCGACTGGCCCTCCCACCCGTACGCCAGCCGCGACTCCCTGCACGAACACGACATGTGGGTCGCCGAGGGCCTCACCCACCGCTACCCCACCAAGGTCCTCGCCGAGCTGCTCTCCACCTGCCCCCAGTACTGCGGGCACTGCACCCGCATGGACCTCGTGGGCAACTCCACCCCCGCCGTCGACAAGCTCAAGCTGACCCTCAAGCCCGTCGACCGCTACGACGCCCACATCGGCTACCTCAAGGCCCACCCCGGCGTCCGTGACGTCGTCGTCTCCGGTGGCGACGTCGCCAACGTGCCGTGGAAGAACCTCGAGTCCTACCTGATGCGGCTGCTGGAGATCGAAACCATCCGCGACATCCGGCTCGCCACCAAGGCCCTCATGGGCCTGCCCCAGCACTGGCTCCAGCCCGACGTCGTCGAGGGCCTCGAACGCGTCGCCCGCACCGCCGCCCGCCGAGGCGTCAACCTCGCCATCCACACCCACGTCAACCACGCCCAGTCGCTCACCCCGCTGGTCGCCAGGGCCGCCCAGACCGCCCTCGACGTGGGCGTACGCGACGTACGCAACCAGGGCGTGCTCATGCGCGGCGTCAACGCCACCGCCCCCGACCTGCTCGACCTCTGCTTCGCCCTCCAGGGCGAGGCGGGCATCCTGCCGTACTACTTCTACATGTGCGACATGATCCCCAACGCCGAGCACTGGCGGGTGCCGGTCTGGCACGCCCAGCAGCTCCAGCACGACATCATGGGCTACCTGCCCGGCTACGCCACGCCGCGCATCGTCTGCGACGTCCCCTTCGTCGGCAAGCGCTGGGTGCACATGCTCACCGAGTACGACCGCGACCGCGGCATCTCGTACTGGACGAAGAACTACCGCACCTCCATCGAGTCCGCCGACGCCGAGGCGCTCAACAAGCGCCACGCCTACTACGACCCGATCGACACCCTGCCCGAGACCGGGCAGCAGTGGTGGGCCGAGCACCGCAACGACTGA